A genomic region of Trypanosoma brucei brucei TREU927 chromosome 3, complete sequence contains the following coding sequences:
- a CDS encoding carnitine O-palmitoyltransferase II, putative (similar to Carnitine O-palmitoyltransferase II, mitochondrial precursor(EC 2.3.1.21) (CPT II) (Swiss-Prot:P23786) [Homo sapiens]): MKRIPVKDLAVNVLKLPRLPIPTLEATAERYRASIWPLKSAEMVKNHLQKFDTFLTSSAGGLQAALVEADTAAAACGVYPYSYIEALWEDMYLSNREPVLVNVNPAITTKKLKNAGDTQAAVGAAVVHSIARWVYNAVNKGVEVFDETRDVSPLLRQFGASVIPGEKKDTFHTTPMEKLRHIIVLHDGHPYAVRVFDDKQVPLDRAVVQKSIEYVLSITPDADNTTPVSVLTAGNRQTWAGAYAELVKTPENAENLKKIQEGIVVVCLDTESWGGDGKLVDGASLHGNNTEFENRWYDKHQIIVSADGRVAFNFEHSGSDGVQWLRWISDIISDVEGGDGSSVSTSATSLDPAKVGTLVQPLTLTFGKTFAAHIRAARAGALELIAGTALEDVTIPYGKTQLKQLGVSPDAFVQMCLQVAHHKCRNKLAPTYEAASTGRFFHGRTETIRSATREMQLVAEAVNRMTKANAASDEEGSTTYVASVEEQVALLKAAAERHVRLAKAAANGEGIDRHLTALKRLAVERNDAAALAFFNDETYTSCSTWRLSTSNLTAPWVERFMFGPVTANGYGLGYTIDGTEVRLTVSAFTRSPSTDAGDMKLAVSEAASNVYGLLKAGTKLK; encoded by the coding sequence ATGAAGCGCATCCCCGTAAAGGACCTTGCCGTCAACGTTCTGAAGCTCCCTCGATTGCCCATTCCCACACTTGAGGCAACAGCGGAGCGGTACCGCGCATCCATATGGCCACTGAAGTCCGCCGAGATGGTGAAAAATCACTTGCAGAAGTTTGATACCTTTCTTACTTCCTCCGCTGGGGGCTTGCAGGCGGCACTTGTGGAGGCAGAtaccgctgctgccgcatGTGGCGTATACCCGTATTCGTATATTGAGGCCTTGTGGGAAGACATGTATTTGAGCAATCGTGAACCCGTATTAGTGAATGTCAACCCCGCCATCACCACCAAGAAACTAAAGAATGCGGGTGATACGCAAGCGGCTGTCGGGGCGGCTGTCGTACACAGCATTGCGCGGTGGGTGTATAACGCCGTGAACAAGGGAGTAGAGGTATTTGACGAAACACGCGATGTGTCCCCGCTACTGCGGCAGTTTGGAGCTTCGGTCATTCCAGGTGAGAAGAAGGATACGTTTCACACCACACCGATGGAGAAACTTCGTCACATCATTGTGCTTCACGACGGCCACCCGTATGCAGTGCGCGTGTTTGACGACAAGCAGGTCCCTCTTGACCGTGCGGTGGTCCAAAAGTCAATTGAGTACGTTCTGTCAATCACGCCAGATGCAGACAACACAACACCCGTGTCAGTTCTTACGGCGGGGAACCGCCAGACTTGGGCAGGCGCTTATGCCGAGTTGGTGAAAACACCGGAGAACGCGGAGAACCTCAAAAAGATTCAAGAGGGCATTGTGGTTGTTTGCCTCGACACTGAGAGTTGGGGAGGTGACGGCAAATTAGTGGACGGTGCTTCCCTGCACGGCAACAACACGGAGTTTGAGAACCGATGGTACGACAAGCATCAAATTATTGTATCTGCAGATGGGCGGGTCGCATTCAACTTCGAGCATTCCGGCAGCGACGGCGTTCAGTGGCTCCGGTGGATCAGTGATATTATCAGTGATGTTGAGGGAGGTGATGGAAGTTCTGTTTCCACCTCTGCCACCAGCTTGGATCCTGCGAAGGTTGGCACCTTGGTTCAGCCCTTGACCTTGACGTTTGGGAAGACATTCGCTGCCCACATTCGCGCGGCACGCGCCGGGGCTCTCGAGCTCATTGCTGGAACGGCGTTGGAAGACGTGACCATTCCGTATGGCAAAACTCAGTTGAAGCAGCTTGGTGTGAGCCCCGATGCGTTTGTGCAGATGTGCCTTCAGGTGGCCCACCACAAATGTCGGAATAAACTCGCACCAACGTATGAGGCGGCCTCCACCGGTCGTTTCTTTCATGGGCGTACTGAGACGATTCGGTCAGCGACTCGGGAAATGCAGCTCGTGGCGGAGGCCGTCAACCGTATGACGAAGGCTAATGCCGCATCCGATGAGGAGGGAAGTACAACATATGTGGCGAGTGTTGAGGAGCAGGTGGCACTGCTAAAGGCGGCTGCAGAGCGTCATGTGAGGTTGGCGAAGGCAGCGGCGAATGGTGAAGGCATCGATCGGCACTTGACAGCTCTGAAGCGGCTGGCAGTTGAGCGCAATGATGCCGCAGCGCTCGCTTTCTTCAACGACGAAACGTACACTTCGTGCTCCACGTGGAGATTAAGTACAAGTAATTTAACAGCGCCGTGGGTAGAGCGATTCATGTTTGGTCCTGTAACCGCTAACGGCTACGGTTTAGGTTACACCATTGATGGAACGGAGGTGCGGCTGACAGTGTCGGCTTTCACCAGAAGCCCATCCACCGACGCGGGGGATATGAAGCTCGCCGTTTCTGAGGCCGCATCAAATGTTTACGGTTTGCTTAAGGCAGGGACTAAACTAAAATAG